The Cellulomonas wangleii genome includes a region encoding these proteins:
- the pflA gene encoding pyruvate formate-lyase-activating protein: MSTTAEQTGAPVVPLGMPLVGGSHTRTQGHGTAGLEATEAERGERLAAVREGRLGSVHSWELVTAVDGPGTRLTIFLSGCPLRCLYCHNPDTMEMRRGTDVTADELLTRIARYRGVFKATGGGITISGGEPLMQPAFVRRLVRGAAAMDVPVAIDTSGFLGAQATDEMLDDVSLVLLDVKSGLPETYKRATGRELQPTLDFGRRLAARGNRMWIRFVLVPGLTDAPENVEAVADYVASLGEAVERVEVLPFHQMGRDKWADLGLTYELEDTEPPTREATEAVRDVFRARGLTTF, encoded by the coding sequence ATGAGCACCACCGCCGAGCAGACCGGCGCCCCGGTCGTCCCCCTCGGGATGCCGCTCGTCGGCGGCTCGCACACCCGCACGCAGGGGCACGGCACCGCCGGGCTGGAGGCCACGGAGGCCGAGCGCGGTGAGCGACTGGCCGCGGTGCGCGAGGGCCGGCTCGGCTCGGTGCACTCGTGGGAGCTCGTCACCGCGGTCGACGGGCCCGGGACGCGCCTGACGATCTTCCTGTCCGGGTGCCCGCTGCGGTGCCTGTACTGCCACAACCCCGACACCATGGAGATGCGGCGGGGCACCGACGTCACCGCCGACGAGCTCCTCACGCGCATCGCCCGCTACCGCGGCGTGTTCAAGGCCACCGGCGGCGGCATCACGATCTCCGGCGGAGAGCCGCTCATGCAGCCCGCGTTCGTGCGGCGCCTCGTGCGCGGCGCGGCCGCGATGGACGTCCCGGTCGCCATCGACACCTCGGGCTTCCTCGGCGCCCAGGCCACCGACGAGATGCTCGACGACGTCTCGCTCGTCCTGCTGGACGTGAAGTCCGGCCTGCCCGAGACGTACAAGCGGGCCACCGGCCGCGAGCTGCAGCCGACGCTGGACTTCGGCCGCCGGCTCGCCGCACGCGGCAACCGCATGTGGATCCGGTTCGTGCTCGTGCCCGGCCTCACCGACGCGCCCGAGAACGTCGAGGCCGTCGCCGACTACGTCGCCTCGCTGGGTGAGGCCGTCGAGCGCGTCGAGGTCCTGCCCTTCCACCAGATGGGCCGCGACAAGTGGGCCGACCTGGGCCTGACGTACGAGCTCGAGGACACCGAGCCGCCCACGCGCGAGGCCACCGAGGCCGTCCGCGACGTCTTCCGCGCCCGGGGCCTGACGACCTTCTGA
- a CDS encoding 3-hydroxyacyl-CoA dehydrogenase NAD-binding domain-containing protein, with amino-acid sequence MSTPEPRPERVTHALVRDVRLPGDLGTLALVTLDNGLDHTKPTTLGPQGIAELHAALRTQQERAAAGEIAAVAVTGKPYYLAAGADLLQVAGVRTRDAALALGRGGHDAYRLLGEMGVPTFAFVNGAALGGGFEVALNCDYRTAAADVRALALPETGLGLVPGWGGAYLVPRLVGIEKAVEVVLTRPAANKPFTAAQAAAIGLVDVVLDPADFLEESVRWAAGVLRGDVTVERRPLDDAATWSAVVDAARARLDAVVHGSRPAPGRALDLMAAARDADKDAAFAAEDEALADLILSDEMRASVYAFGLVQGGKKPTGAPDPALARRVTRVGVVGAGLMASQIALLFAQRLGVPVVMRDLDEARVEQGLAAVRSSVERLVSTGRMPADTGARIASQVTGSTSIDVFADCDLVIEAVTEVLDLKKRVFAELEDVIAPDAVLATNTSALSVTRMAADLRHPERVVGLHFFNPVAAMPLVEVVKAEQTSDEALATGFAVAAKLRKTAVLVKDRPGFVVNRLLVLLLGIIVDAVEKGTPVEVADRALDPLGLPMPPFELFDLVGPAVGLHVLTSLREDLGDRFPRSPGLEKLVADGTTVVTPAPAKGLPKRVDPAVQAVFDAAREVEPLDPPLDEAGVLDAVLTALAVEIGHMLDEGVVTTPQQIDLCMILGAGWGFHLGGITPYLDRTGYSEKVLGRRLLPEGLADVPTA; translated from the coding sequence ATGAGCACGCCCGAGCCGCGCCCCGAGCGCGTCACCCACGCCCTCGTCCGGGACGTCCGCCTGCCCGGCGACCTCGGCACGCTCGCCCTGGTCACCCTCGACAACGGGCTCGACCACACCAAGCCGACGACGCTCGGCCCGCAGGGCATCGCCGAGCTGCACGCCGCGCTGCGCACGCAGCAGGAGCGTGCCGCCGCCGGTGAGATCGCCGCCGTCGCCGTCACCGGCAAGCCGTACTACCTCGCCGCCGGCGCCGACCTGCTGCAGGTCGCCGGCGTGCGCACGCGGGACGCCGCCCTGGCGCTGGGCCGCGGCGGGCACGACGCGTACCGGCTGCTCGGTGAGATGGGCGTGCCGACGTTCGCCTTCGTCAACGGCGCCGCGCTGGGCGGCGGGTTCGAGGTCGCACTGAACTGCGACTACCGCACCGCAGCGGCCGACGTGCGCGCCCTGGCCCTGCCGGAGACCGGCCTCGGGCTCGTCCCCGGCTGGGGTGGCGCGTACCTGGTGCCCCGGCTCGTCGGCATCGAGAAGGCCGTCGAGGTGGTCCTCACGCGCCCGGCCGCCAACAAGCCGTTCACCGCGGCGCAGGCCGCGGCGATCGGGCTCGTCGACGTCGTCCTCGACCCCGCGGACTTCCTCGAGGAGTCCGTCCGCTGGGCCGCGGGCGTGCTGCGCGGGGACGTCACCGTCGAGCGCCGCCCGCTCGACGACGCCGCGACCTGGTCGGCGGTCGTCGACGCGGCCCGCGCCCGGCTCGACGCCGTCGTCCACGGCTCGCGCCCGGCGCCCGGTCGCGCGCTGGACCTCATGGCCGCCGCGCGGGACGCCGACAAGGACGCCGCGTTCGCCGCCGAGGACGAGGCGCTCGCCGACCTCATCCTCAGCGACGAGATGCGCGCGAGCGTCTACGCGTTCGGGCTCGTCCAGGGCGGCAAGAAGCCCACGGGCGCGCCCGACCCCGCGCTCGCCCGCCGCGTCACGCGGGTCGGCGTGGTCGGCGCGGGCCTCATGGCCTCCCAGATCGCGCTGCTGTTCGCGCAGCGCCTCGGCGTCCCGGTCGTCATGCGGGACCTCGACGAGGCCCGCGTCGAGCAGGGGCTGGCCGCCGTCCGCTCCTCGGTCGAGCGCCTCGTCTCGACCGGCCGCATGCCGGCGGACACCGGCGCGCGCATCGCCTCCCAGGTGACCGGCTCGACGTCGATCGACGTGTTCGCCGACTGCGACCTCGTCATCGAGGCGGTCACCGAGGTGCTGGATCTCAAGAAGCGCGTGTTCGCCGAGCTCGAGGACGTCATCGCACCCGATGCGGTGCTCGCGACGAACACGTCCGCGCTGTCCGTCACGAGGATGGCCGCCGACCTGCGCCACCCCGAGCGGGTGGTCGGGCTGCACTTCTTCAACCCCGTCGCGGCGATGCCGCTGGTCGAGGTGGTGAAGGCGGAGCAGACCTCGGACGAGGCACTGGCCACCGGGTTCGCCGTCGCCGCGAAGCTGCGCAAGACCGCGGTCCTGGTCAAGGACCGTCCGGGGTTCGTCGTCAACCGACTGCTCGTGCTGCTGCTGGGCATCATCGTGGACGCCGTCGAGAAGGGCACGCCCGTCGAGGTCGCCGACCGCGCCCTCGACCCGCTGGGCCTGCCGATGCCGCCGTTCGAGCTGTTCGACCTGGTCGGTCCCGCCGTCGGGCTGCACGTCCTGACGTCGCTGCGCGAGGACCTGGGCGACCGCTTCCCGCGCTCCCCCGGGCTCGAGAAGCTCGTCGCCGACGGCACGACCGTCGTCACACCGGCACCCGCCAAGGGGCTGCCCAAGCGGGTCGACCCCGCCGTGCAGGCCGTCTTCGACGCCGCCCGGGAGGTCGAGCCCCTCGACCCGCCGCTGGACGAGGCGGGTGTGCTCGACGCCGTCCTCACGGCCCTGGCCGTCGAGATCGGCCACATGCTCGACGAGGGCGTCGTGACGACCCCGCAGCAGATCGACCTGTGCATGATCCTGGGCGCCGGGTGGGGCTTCCACCTCGGCGGCATCACGCCGTACCTGGACCGCACCGGCTACAGCGAGAAGGTCCTGGGCCGCCGCCTGCTGCCCGAGGGCCTGGCGGACGTGCCCACCGCCTGA
- a CDS encoding helix-turn-helix transcriptional regulator — translation MTIEPLRRDVRDIPARRPGVSTVPTSRRVPSTTPARHPMCVVVTQIAEGEGETLVRALRRRGAHRVVVLARRAGRTELRTLLAGGLRGGVASTTDATGAPARPAPAPPAPTAELSARELGVLSRVAEGRTNRLVGEELGLSALTVKSHLARISRKLGTGDRAELVAIAIRNRLID, via the coding sequence GTGACCATCGAGCCTCTTCGACGCGACGTCCGCGACATCCCGGCCCGCCGCCCGGGCGTCTCGACCGTGCCCACGTCGCGGCGCGTACCGTCCACGACCCCCGCACGTCACCCCATGTGCGTGGTGGTCACCCAGATCGCCGAGGGCGAGGGCGAGACGCTGGTCCGCGCCCTGCGCCGGCGGGGGGCGCACCGTGTCGTCGTCCTGGCCCGACGCGCGGGACGCACCGAGCTGCGCACGCTGCTGGCGGGCGGGCTCCGCGGCGGCGTGGCCAGCACGACCGATGCCACCGGCGCACCGGCCCGCCCGGCACCCGCGCCGCCGGCCCCGACCGCCGAGCTGAGCGCCCGCGAGCTGGGCGTCCTGTCCCGCGTGGCCGAGGGCCGGACCAACCGCCTCGTCGGCGAGGAGCTCGGGCTGTCCGCCCTCACCGTCAAGAGCCACCTCGCCAGGATCTCGCGCAAGCTCGGCACCGGTGACCGGGCGGAGCTCGTGGCGATCGCGATCCGCAACCGGCTCATCGACTGA
- the pflB gene encoding formate C-acetyltransferase has protein sequence MTITAAASDRSDTVVPAAWEGFVAGPWTDHVDVRDFIQRNYTPYEGDADFLAGPTARTTGIWGKLSEMFPEERAKGVYDVDPSTPSTITSHAPGYIDETNELIVGLQTDAPLKRAIIPNGGWRMVQTSLETYGYEAPQEIIDIFTKYRKTHNAGVFDVYPPNVRAARSSHIITGLPDAYGRGRIIGDYRRVALYGVDQLIAAKKLEKASLDMERSVEDVIRDREELAEQIRALGELKEMAASYGYDISQPATSAREAVQWLYFGYLAAVKEQNGAAMSLGRTSTFLDVYLQRDLEAGVLTEEQAQEIIDDFVIKLRIVRFLRTPEYDTLFSGDPTWVTESIGGIGEDGRPLVTKTSFRFLQTLYNLGPAPEPNMTVFWSERLPEGFKRFCAQVSIDTSAVQYESDELIRASWGDDAAIACCVSPMRVGKQMQFFGARVNTAKALLYAINGGRDEITGKQVAPVSAPVEGDVLDYDDVLAKFDKTLDWLAETYVDALNCVHYMHDKYAYERIEMALHDRTVLRTLACGIAGLSVVTDSLSAIKYAKVTPLRTADGLITDYVIEGDYPTYGNDDDRADDIAVWLVRTFMEKIRAVPTYRNALHTQSVLTITSNVVYGKNTGSTPDGRKLGEPFAPGANPMNGRDTHGMLASALSVAKLPYSESQDGISLTSSIVPAGLGRTKDEQVTNLVGLLDAYVLSSGYHMNVNVLNRETLVDAMEHPENYPQLTIRVSGYAVNFVRLTREQQLDVLSRTFHGAV, from the coding sequence ATGACCATCACCGCCGCCGCCAGCGACCGCAGCGACACCGTCGTACCCGCGGCCTGGGAGGGCTTCGTCGCCGGACCGTGGACCGACCACGTCGACGTCCGCGACTTCATCCAGCGCAACTACACGCCCTACGAGGGCGACGCCGACTTCCTCGCCGGCCCGACGGCCCGCACCACCGGCATCTGGGGCAAGCTCTCGGAGATGTTCCCGGAGGAGCGCGCGAAGGGCGTCTACGACGTCGACCCGTCGACCCCGTCCACGATCACGTCGCACGCCCCGGGCTACATCGACGAGACGAACGAGCTGATCGTCGGCCTGCAGACCGACGCGCCGCTGAAGCGCGCGATCATCCCCAACGGCGGCTGGCGCATGGTCCAGACCTCGCTCGAGACCTACGGGTACGAGGCGCCGCAGGAGATCATCGACATCTTCACCAAGTACCGCAAGACCCACAACGCCGGGGTCTTCGACGTGTACCCGCCGAACGTGCGCGCCGCCCGCTCGTCGCACATCATCACGGGCCTGCCCGACGCGTACGGCCGCGGCCGGATCATCGGTGACTACCGCCGCGTCGCCCTGTACGGCGTCGACCAGCTGATCGCCGCCAAGAAGCTCGAGAAGGCGTCGCTCGACATGGAGCGCTCGGTCGAGGACGTCATCCGCGACCGCGAGGAGCTCGCCGAGCAGATCCGCGCGCTGGGTGAGCTCAAGGAGATGGCCGCGTCCTACGGCTACGACATCTCGCAGCCGGCGACCAGCGCCCGCGAGGCCGTGCAGTGGCTGTACTTCGGCTACCTCGCCGCGGTGAAGGAGCAGAACGGCGCCGCGATGTCGCTGGGCCGCACCTCCACCTTCCTCGACGTCTACCTGCAGCGTGACCTCGAGGCCGGTGTCCTCACCGAGGAGCAGGCGCAGGAGATCATCGACGACTTCGTCATCAAGCTGCGCATCGTCCGGTTCCTGCGCACCCCGGAGTACGACACGCTCTTCTCCGGCGACCCGACGTGGGTGACCGAGTCGATCGGCGGCATCGGCGAGGACGGGCGCCCGCTCGTCACGAAGACGTCGTTCCGCTTCCTGCAGACGCTCTACAACCTCGGTCCGGCCCCCGAGCCGAACATGACCGTGTTCTGGAGCGAGCGGCTGCCCGAGGGCTTCAAGCGGTTCTGCGCGCAGGTCTCCATCGACACCTCCGCGGTGCAGTACGAGTCCGACGAGCTGATCCGCGCCTCGTGGGGCGACGACGCGGCCATCGCGTGCTGCGTGTCCCCGATGCGGGTCGGCAAGCAGATGCAGTTCTTCGGTGCGCGCGTCAACACCGCCAAGGCGCTGCTGTACGCCATCAACGGTGGTCGTGACGAGATCACGGGCAAGCAGGTCGCCCCCGTCTCGGCGCCCGTCGAGGGTGACGTGCTCGACTACGACGACGTGCTCGCCAAGTTCGACAAGACGCTGGACTGGCTGGCGGAGACGTACGTCGACGCGCTGAACTGCGTGCACTACATGCACGACAAGTACGCGTACGAGCGCATCGAGATGGCGCTGCACGACCGCACCGTCCTGCGCACGCTCGCCTGCGGGATCGCCGGCCTGTCGGTCGTCACGGACTCGCTGTCGGCGATCAAGTACGCCAAGGTCACGCCCCTGCGGACGGCCGACGGCCTCATCACCGACTACGTGATCGAGGGCGACTACCCGACCTACGGCAACGACGACGACCGTGCGGACGACATCGCCGTGTGGCTCGTGCGGACCTTCATGGAGAAGATCCGCGCGGTGCCCACGTACCGCAACGCGCTGCACACCCAGTCGGTGCTGACGATCACGTCGAACGTCGTCTACGGCAAGAACACCGGGTCGACCCCCGACGGGCGCAAGCTCGGCGAGCCGTTCGCCCCGGGTGCCAACCCGATGAACGGCCGTGACACCCACGGCATGCTCGCCTCCGCGCTGTCGGTCGCCAAGCTGCCGTACTCGGAGTCGCAGGACGGCATCTCGCTCACCTCGTCGATCGTGCCCGCCGGGCTCGGCCGGACGAAGGACGAGCAGGTGACCAACCTCGTCGGTCTGCTGGACGCCTACGTGCTGTCCTCCGGCTACCACATGAACGTCAACGTGCTGAACCGCGAGACGCTCGTGGACGCCATGGAGCACCCGGAGAACTACCCGCAGCTGACGATCCGCGTCTCCGGCTACGCCGTGAACTTCGTGCGGCTCACGCGCGAGCAGCAGCTCGACGTGCTGTCCCGCACCTTCCACGGCGCGGTCTGA
- a CDS encoding HRDC domain-containing protein, with amino-acid sequence MNAEAPQGAPGADDHPDVTTPVVVPLLEPADGVPEVVATPEALAATVAAFAAGTGPVAVDAERASGYRYGQRTYLVQLRREDAGTALIDPIALPDLSSLSDALVGVEWVLHAASQDLPGLAEQHLRPSRLFDTELAARLLGMERVGLAAVVADTLGLGLAKEHSAVDWSTRPLPAEWLRYAALDVEVLVEVRQVLAERLAVAGKAEWARQEFEAVRLAPPPAPRVEPWRRVSGLHNVRDARRLAVVRELYATRDRNARERDISPGRVLPDAAIVAAAQALPRTVGQLVMLPAFAGKGTRRRAALWQSAIDRAMALPEADLPATRGPASDGPPPARVWGDRDPAAARRLTAARGVVTAASLEHTVPVENLLQPDLLRRLCWSPPQPLDESSVAATLQAGGARAWQVELLAGPLATALAAA; translated from the coding sequence ATGAATGCCGAGGCGCCGCAGGGCGCGCCGGGTGCGGACGACCACCCGGACGTCACCACGCCGGTCGTCGTCCCGCTGCTGGAGCCGGCCGACGGCGTTCCCGAGGTCGTCGCGACGCCGGAGGCGCTCGCCGCCACCGTCGCGGCGTTCGCGGCGGGCACCGGGCCGGTCGCCGTGGACGCCGAGCGCGCCTCGGGCTACCGGTACGGTCAGCGCACCTACCTGGTGCAGCTGCGCCGTGAGGACGCGGGCACCGCGCTCATCGACCCGATCGCGCTGCCCGACCTCTCGTCGCTGTCCGACGCCCTCGTCGGCGTGGAGTGGGTGCTGCACGCCGCCTCGCAGGACCTGCCCGGCCTGGCGGAGCAGCACCTGCGCCCGTCCCGCCTCTTCGACACCGAGCTGGCCGCGCGGCTGCTCGGGATGGAGCGAGTCGGGCTCGCGGCGGTCGTGGCCGACACGCTGGGTCTGGGCCTGGCCAAGGAGCACTCGGCCGTCGACTGGTCCACCCGTCCGCTGCCGGCGGAGTGGCTGCGGTACGCCGCGCTGGACGTCGAGGTGCTGGTCGAGGTCCGCCAGGTGCTCGCCGAGCGCCTGGCCGTCGCCGGCAAGGCCGAGTGGGCCCGCCAGGAGTTCGAGGCGGTGCGGCTGGCGCCGCCACCGGCGCCGCGGGTCGAGCCCTGGCGGCGGGTGTCGGGGCTGCACAACGTCCGCGACGCGCGACGCCTCGCGGTGGTCCGCGAGCTGTACGCGACCCGTGACCGCAACGCCCGCGAGCGCGACATCTCGCCGGGACGGGTGCTGCCCGACGCGGCCATCGTGGCCGCGGCGCAGGCGCTGCCGCGCACGGTCGGCCAGCTGGTGATGCTGCCGGCGTTCGCCGGCAAGGGGACGCGGCGGCGCGCGGCGCTGTGGCAGTCGGCGATCGACCGGGCCATGGCGCTGCCCGAGGCGGACCTGCCCGCGACCCGCGGGCCCGCGAGCGACGGCCCGCCCCCGGCCCGGGTCTGGGGCGACCGGGACCCGGCCGCCGCACGCCGGCTGACGGCTGCGCGCGGGGTCGTCACCGCGGCGTCCCTGGAGCACACGGTGCCGGTCGAGAACCTGCTGCAGCCCGACCTGCTGCGCCGGCTGTGCTGGTCCCCGCCGCAGCCGCTGGACGAGTCCTCCGTGGCGGCGACGCTCCAGGCCGGCGGTGCGCGGGCCTGGCAGGTCGAGCTGCTCGCCGGCCCGCTCGCCACGGCGCTCGCCGCCGCCTGA
- a CDS encoding DUF3000 domain-containing protein, with protein MTPAGPEDVPAEFVRALRSLRGVPVRPEVVLDEVPGPARIAPYTAALTAEVRTARRSVAAEDLASGRFVVLYDPEGQEAWEGSFRLVTLVRASLEAEVGADPMLAEVAWSWFHDALESTGVTPHAAGGTVTRVLSQSFGALDRREEQTELEIRASWTAWDENLGPHLAAWATLLCTAAGLPPLPEGVVPLPRR; from the coding sequence GTGACCCCTGCCGGACCCGAGGACGTCCCCGCCGAGTTCGTCCGCGCCCTGCGCTCGTTGCGCGGGGTGCCGGTGCGCCCCGAGGTGGTGCTGGACGAGGTTCCCGGACCTGCCCGCATCGCGCCGTACACGGCAGCGCTGACCGCGGAGGTCCGCACGGCGCGTCGTTCGGTCGCGGCCGAGGACCTCGCGTCGGGGCGGTTCGTCGTGCTCTACGACCCCGAGGGCCAGGAGGCGTGGGAGGGCTCGTTCCGCCTCGTCACCCTGGTGCGCGCGAGCCTCGAGGCCGAGGTGGGCGCGGACCCGATGCTCGCCGAGGTCGCGTGGTCGTGGTTCCACGACGCGCTGGAGTCCACCGGTGTCACCCCGCACGCCGCGGGAGGCACCGTGACGCGGGTGCTCTCCCAGAGCTTCGGTGCGCTGGACCGGCGCGAGGAGCAGACCGAGCTCGAGATCCGCGCCTCGTGGACCGCCTGGGACGAGAACCTGGGCCCCCACCTGGCGGCCTGGGCCACCCTGCTGTGCACGGCGGCCGGCCTGCCCCCGCTCCCGGAGGGCGTCGTCCCGCTACCGCGGCGCTGA
- a CDS encoding thiolase family protein: MPSTSRPDARVPAARRVVFVDGVRTPFGRARKDGLYAHTRADDLAVRTVRELLRRHPQLPPERVDDVALAATTQQGDQGLTLGRTVAMLAGLPTTVPGFAIDRMCAGAMTAVTTTAAAIGFGAQDVTIAGGVEHMGRHPMGFDADPNPRFLAERIVAADALNMGVTAENLHDRFPALTKERADAYGAASQAKYAAALAAGKIDPDLVPVALRDPERGWGLATADEPPRPGTTLEGLAGLATPFRAGGRVTAGTSAPLTDGAASCLLAAEDVAEELGLPVRMRLVSFAYAGVEPEVMGLGPVPSTQKALERAGLTIDDIGLFELNEAFAVQVLSFLDAFGIADDDPRVNPYGGAIAVGHPLASSGVRLMTQLARQFAEHPEVRYGLTAMCVGLGQGGTVIWENPHFTAEEAAR, from the coding sequence ATGCCGAGCACGTCCCGTCCCGACGCCCGGGTGCCTGCCGCCCGTCGCGTCGTCTTCGTCGACGGGGTCCGCACCCCGTTCGGCCGCGCCCGCAAGGACGGGCTCTATGCCCACACGCGCGCCGACGACCTCGCCGTGCGGACGGTCCGCGAGCTGCTGCGACGCCACCCCCAGCTGCCGCCCGAGCGCGTCGACGACGTCGCGCTGGCCGCGACCACCCAGCAGGGTGACCAGGGCCTGACGCTGGGACGGACCGTCGCGATGCTGGCCGGGCTGCCGACGACCGTGCCCGGGTTCGCGATCGACCGCATGTGCGCCGGCGCGATGACCGCCGTGACGACCACCGCCGCGGCCATCGGCTTCGGTGCGCAGGACGTGACGATCGCCGGGGGCGTCGAGCACATGGGTCGCCACCCGATGGGGTTCGACGCCGACCCCAACCCCCGCTTCCTCGCCGAGCGCATCGTCGCCGCCGACGCCCTCAACATGGGCGTGACGGCCGAGAACCTGCACGACCGGTTCCCCGCGCTCACCAAGGAGCGCGCCGACGCGTACGGCGCCGCGAGCCAGGCGAAGTACGCCGCCGCGCTGGCCGCCGGGAAGATCGACCCCGACCTCGTGCCCGTCGCGCTCCGCGACCCCGAGCGCGGCTGGGGCCTGGCGACGGCCGACGAGCCGCCGCGTCCGGGCACCACGCTCGAGGGCCTGGCCGGACTGGCGACGCCGTTCCGTGCCGGCGGCCGCGTCACCGCCGGCACGTCGGCACCGCTCACCGACGGCGCGGCGTCCTGCCTGCTCGCCGCGGAGGACGTCGCCGAGGAGCTCGGCCTGCCGGTGCGCATGCGCCTGGTGTCGTTCGCGTACGCCGGCGTCGAGCCCGAGGTCATGGGCCTGGGCCCGGTGCCCTCCACCCAGAAGGCGCTCGAGCGCGCCGGCCTCACCATCGACGACATCGGTCTGTTCGAGCTCAACGAGGCCTTCGCGGTCCAGGTCCTGTCCTTCCTCGACGCGTTCGGCATCGCCGACGACGACCCCCGCGTCAACCCGTACGGCGGCGCCATCGCCGTCGGCCACCCGCTCGCCTCGTCCGGCGTGCGCCTCATGACCCAGCTCGCGCGGCAGTTCGCCGAGCACCCCGAGGTCCGCTACGGCCTCACCGCCATGTGCGTCGGACTCGGGCAGGGCGGCACCGTCATCTGGGAGAACCCGCACTTCACCGCCGAGGAGGCTGCCCGATGA
- the gndA gene encoding NADP-dependent phosphogluconate dehydrogenase — translation MSVPSSVVGTAQIGVTGLAVMGRNLARNFARHGYTVAVHNRTYARTQSLVTEHGDEGTFVPSESMADFVASLARPRKVVVMVQAGPATDAVIDELVPLLEPGDIVVDAGNAHFPDTVRREQALRAHGLHFVGTGVSGGEEGALNGPSIMPGGTAESYASLGPILEAISAKVDGVPCCTHVGPDGAGHFVKMVHNGIEYADMQLIAEAYDLLRQGLGASAPEIGEVFAAWNTGDLESYLIEVTAEVLAHTDAATGRPFVDVVADAAEQKGTGRWTVQNALDLGVPITGIAEATFARALSGSAPQRAAARGVLPADTLAWNVPEPGAFIEDVRLALYASKLVAYSQGFDQIAAASAQYGWDIDRAAMARIWRGGCIIRAKFLDRITQAYERNPELPLLIADPYFTAAVSNGVAAWRRVVAAAAAHGVPTPAFSSSLAYYDGVRAERLPANLIQAQRDFFGAHTYRRVDRDGVFHTDWSGDRTEQTW, via the coding sequence ATGTCTGTCCCGTCGTCGGTCGTCGGCACCGCGCAGATCGGCGTGACCGGGTTGGCCGTCATGGGCCGCAACCTGGCGCGGAACTTCGCGCGGCACGGGTACACGGTCGCCGTCCACAACCGCACGTACGCCCGCACGCAGTCGCTCGTGACCGAGCACGGGGACGAGGGCACGTTCGTGCCGTCGGAGTCGATGGCGGACTTCGTCGCCTCGCTCGCCCGGCCCCGCAAGGTCGTCGTCATGGTGCAGGCCGGCCCCGCCACGGACGCGGTGATCGACGAGCTCGTGCCGCTGCTGGAGCCCGGTGACATCGTCGTCGACGCCGGCAACGCGCACTTCCCCGACACGGTCCGCCGCGAGCAGGCGCTGCGCGCGCACGGCCTGCACTTCGTCGGCACGGGCGTGTCCGGCGGCGAGGAGGGTGCGCTCAACGGGCCGTCGATCATGCCGGGCGGCACGGCCGAGTCGTACGCGTCGCTGGGCCCGATCCTCGAGGCGATCTCGGCGAAGGTCGACGGCGTGCCCTGCTGCACGCACGTGGGACCGGACGGTGCCGGGCACTTCGTCAAGATGGTGCACAACGGCATCGAGTACGCGGACATGCAGCTCATCGCCGAGGCGTACGACCTGCTGCGCCAGGGCCTGGGTGCCTCGGCGCCCGAGATCGGCGAGGTCTTCGCCGCGTGGAACACCGGTGACCTCGAGTCCTACCTCATCGAGGTGACGGCCGAGGTCCTCGCGCACACCGACGCGGCCACCGGCCGCCCGTTCGTCGACGTGGTCGCGGACGCCGCCGAGCAGAAGGGCACGGGTCGCTGGACCGTGCAGAACGCGCTCGACCTCGGGGTACCGATCACGGGGATCGCGGAGGCGACGTTCGCCCGTGCGCTGTCCGGGTCCGCCCCGCAGCGCGCGGCCGCGCGTGGCGTCCTGCCGGCCGACACGCTGGCCTGGAACGTGCCCGAGCCCGGTGCCTTCATCGAGGACGTGCGCCTGGCCCTGTACGCCTCGAAGCTGGTGGCGTACTCGCAGGGCTTCGACCAGATCGCGGCCGCGTCGGCCCAGTACGGGTGGGACATCGACCGGGCCGCGATGGCGCGTATCTGGCGGGGCGGCTGCATCATCCGGGCCAAGTTCCTCGACCGCATCACGCAGGCGTACGAGCGCAACCCGGAGCTGCCGCTGCTCATCGCCGACCCGTACTTCACCGCGGCCGTCTCCAACGGTGTCGCGGCGTGGCGGCGGGTCGTGGCGGCGGCCGCGGCGCACGGGGTCCCGACACCCGCGTTCTCGTCGTCCCTGGCGTACTACGACGGCGTGCGGGCCGAGCGGCTGCCGGCCAACCTCATCCAGGCCCAGCGCGACTTCTTCGGTGCCCACACCTACCGGCGCGTGGACCGCGACGGCGTGTTCCACACCGACTGGTCCGGCGACCGCACCGAGCAGACCTGGTGA